Proteins encoded together in one Cherax quadricarinatus isolate ZL_2023a chromosome 33, ASM3850222v1, whole genome shotgun sequence window:
- the LOC128693878 gene encoding serine-rich adhesin for platelets: MNNTLGSSLMHTGLARPRPRKTQNPTRARLGQSVVRDSLLDTFFPKIPRERPGDVPTIPHEPSGDIDGPSETFPEVTDDAPSNQCCVDERSRATLKTLPQPLPLGKQHRAEGRDSGDAAAGVGSYGNAACIGGGGVSWSSSGEAAGRRNDEDTAEEMKRTLGRRHQELEDDEGREKRKLRVMKQLQEEPVSGLVTTKGRSVQSLVVYLSDRIHMYSPSNTSVSGSPLARCQSEDEVDYHRSPDLDSPLDSGDSSTSDESSADEESIADDECSVGENSLSEDESISDDESNAGEESNINNESFIDNESNAGNEYIDGSFLDDNIFDEAENAAFTLKQVNEDTHLSSINAQTRATSTLGQHPSEAASDREPGNMTEGILTRAKLLSDSLEASGKRPSEHRMTTLVTGYTGTTKKSPNDNISENSVNDEITAHEKSQGEDKLIIGQLPKEVCGDSASLGQPEAEGETPETLQVLLAETIIHSATPITQTETAAREDLETASLMDDETKDVYNISLKETESSSVTLRRNKVANYSSAPPKPPRARISGFPSTILKDTCSRFQEIPREFQNSENITEHSNEEVRPFNQDESHRYNLNCNSVGNTEMEGSKGIGTSQRAKSSTTCDAHNNSVRSSNVMRSADDLRVMHKPAIQNIVDKISLSPAHQKESSITRAGCIKKRTREPNSCPETKTTHTPSSGTTTTHTPSSGTTMTHTLSPGTMTTRTSRILGSSSKSRQDAPKKPARNSQRKPSLRSLEQDQEPCTAHGIPLNLYCGKCREVMCQECTVHHQEAHRVLNTPDALATLRTEAVTLLRHYMILKSLHDTLIQVYTKYIKYSTQSNAREAISSALRIKECVYIAEVVQEAQEVVASGRNLKMIRERLKEWEEHQHDWNDLVYLSLRCTLFASIVITDADKVYLRMGDWVMPIPWVHLSHLLLPYLGEIPPLNKDVLQVSPYNRRRRRSPSPGHGRPCGGATDQAFPGNARNVVVSTLVPYIIFNPDIRYFIQVSDHDHLDVTMIMVPSEEHIKEYLKRRRRSTMSPAAPRGNGFTPSEDSHTLVEKQLMVGGRYRTKLVSYYSTSRSPSTPSTQTVVKVSLPDVKVVDGGHGLPAATGGIKRGDVLVDYDSSGRPNLCVAVRDMGDIPALRLGHVILGLDGLTCLVGAEDTRKTENSGFRAKIMATVRREIEMVYQVTIGMDL; the protein is encoded by the exons GTTCGTCGCTGATGCACACAGGCCTAGCTCGTCCCAGGCCCAGGAAGACTCAAAATCCTACACGAGCACG TCTAGGGCAGAGCGTCGTCAGAGACAGCTTACTGGATACCTTCTTCCCCAAGATACCTCGAGAACGACCTGGCGACGTGCCAACGATACCCCATGAACCATCTGGTGACATCGATGGACCCAGCGAGACTTTCCCTGAAGTCACTGACGACGCTCCATCCAACCAATGCTG CGTGGACGAGAGATCGAGGGCCACTCTGAAGACCTTGCCTCAACCACTCCCACTGGGGAAGCAACATCGTGCTGAAGGAAGAGACAGTggagatgctgctgctggtgttggttcaTATGGCAATGCTGCTTGTATTGGTGGTGGCGGAGTGTCTTGGTCTTCGTCTGGTGAAGCGGCAGGCAGACGAAACGACGAAGACACTGCTGAAGAGATGAAGAGAACGCTTGGAAGAAGACACCAAGAACTTGAAGACGATGAAGGGAGAGAAAAAAGAAAACTACGTGTAATGAAACAGCTTCAAGAGGAGCCCGTGTCTGGCCTCGTCACCACCAAGGG CCGGAGTGTTCAGAGTCTGGTAGTATATTTATCGGATCGTATCCATATGTACAGCCCGAGCAATACGTCTGTCTCTGGCTCTCCCCTGGCTCGTTGTCAAAGCGAAGATGAGGTAGACTACCACCGCTCCCCTGACCTTGATTCTCCTCTGGATAGCGGGGACTCCTCCACTAGTGATGAATCCAGCGCTGACGAGGAGTCCATCGCTGACGATGAATGCAGCGTTGGTGAAAACTCTCTTTCCGAGGATGAGTCTATCTCTGACGATGAGTCTAACGCTGGTGAGGAATCCAACATTAATAATGAATCTTTCATTGACAATGAATCCAACGCTGGAAACGAATACATCGATGGCAGTTTTCTCGATGACAATATTTTTGATGAGGCTGAGAAcgctgccttcactctgaagcAAGTCAACGAAGATACACATTTGTCTTCCATAAACGCTCAAACTAGGGCAACTTCAACACTCGGGCAACACCCAAGTGAAGCAGCGTCTGACAGAGAACCAGgaaacatgacagaaggaatactGACTCGTGCTAAATTACTGAGTGACTCCTTGGAAGCCTCAGGAAAGCGACCGAGTGAACACAGAATGACAACTCTGGTAACCGGATATACAGGTACGACTAAAAAATCGCCGAATGACAACATAAGTGAAAATTCAGTGAATGATGAAATAACAGCACATGAAAAGTCACAAGGTGAAGATAAACTGATTATTGGACAGCTTCCGAAAGAAGTATGTGGCGACTCGGCGAGTCTCGGACAACcagaagctgaaggggaaactccTGAAACTCTTCAGGTACTATTAGCTGAAACTATAATACATTCAGCGACTCCAATCACACAGACTGAAACAGCCGCACGTGAAGACCTCGAGACAGCCTCATTAATGGATGACGAGACTAAAGATGTTTATAATATTAGCCTTAAAGAAACCGAATCCTCATCTGTTACTCTGAGAAGAAATAAAGTAGCAAATTACAGCAGTGCGCCACCCAAGCCTCCGAGGGCCAGAATTTCAGGCTTTCCAAGCACTATACTGAAAGACACATGTTCTCGATTCCAGGAAATTCCACGCGAATTTCAGAATAGTGAAAATATCACTGAACACTCTAACGAGGAGGTGCGGCCATTTAACCAAGATGAAAGTCATCGATATAATCTGAACTGTAATTCTGTTGGGAATACTGAAATGGAGGGCAGCAAAGGTATTGGTACAAGTCAGCGAGCCAAATCGTCCACGACTTGTGAcgcacacaacaacagtgtcaggtcAAGTAACGTTATGCGAAGTGCCGACGACTTAAGAGTGATGCATAAACCCGCGATTCAGAATATCGTAGATAAAATCTCACTGTCTCCTGCTCATCAAAAAGAGAGTAGTATTACCAGAGCAGGTTGCATCAAGAAGCGTACCCGAGAACCTAACTCCTGCCCAGAGACAAAGacgacacacacaccttcctcagGGACCACGACGACGCATACTCCTTCCTCAGGGACCACGATGACTCACACGCTTTCTCCAGGGACCATGACGACGCGCACATCGCGCATATTAG GCAGCAGCAGTAAGTCCCGGCAAGACGCACCCAAGAAGCCAGCGCGAAACAGCCAGCGCAAGCCATCTCTGCGCAGCCTGGAGCAGGACCAAGAACCCTGCA CTGCCCACGGGATTCCTCTCAACCTCTACTGCGGCAAGTGCCGTGAGGTGATGTGCCAGGAGTGCACGGTGCACCACCAGGAGGCGCACCGGGTCCTCAACACCCCTGACGCACTTGCAACACTCCGTACCGAGGCAGTCACACTCCTAAGACACTACATGATACTTAAGTCTCTCCACGACACACTCATCCAAGTGTATACCAAGTACATAAAATACTCGACCCAG AGCAATGCGAGGGAGGCCATCTCGTCGGCCCTGCGCATCAAGGAATGCGTGTACATAgcggaggtggtgcaggaggcccAGGAGGTGGTGGCATCAGGCAGGAACCTGAAGATGATCCGCGAGCGATTGAAGGAGTGGGAGGAGCACCAGCACGACTGGAACGACCTGGTTTACCTCTCCCTCCGCTGTACACTCTTCGCCAGCATCGTCATCACAGACGCTGACAAGGTCTACCTCAG GATGGGTGACTGGGTGATGCCTATCCCGTGggtgcacctgagtcaccttCTGCTGCCATACCTGGGGGAGATCCCGCCCCTTAACAAAGATGTGCTGCAGGTGTCTCCCTACAACAGA AGGCGGCGGCGCAGTCCTAGTCCTGGCCACGGTAGACCGTGTGGAGGAGCCACTGACCAGGCCTTCCCTGGCAACGCTCGAAATGTCGTAGTCTCCACGCTCGTCCCATACATCATCTTCAATCCGGATATCAG GTACTTTATCCAGGTGAGTGACCACGACCACCTGGACGTGACAATGATAATGGTACCGTCTGAGGAGCATATCAAGGAATACCTCAAGCGGCGGCGCCGCTCAACCATGTCTCCAGCAGCACCTCGTGGCAACGGCTTCACTCCCTCTGAAGACTCTCACACTCTAGTAGAGAAGCAGTTGATGGTGGGAGGCAGGTACAGGACCAAACTCGTGTCTTATTACTCTACATCCCGCTCGCCTAGCACGCCCTCCACACAGACCGTAGTGAAAGTAAGCCTCCCCGACGTGAAGGTAGTAGATGGAGGTCACGGGCTTCCAGCGGCTACAGGAGGAATCAAGAGAGGAGACGTCTTAGTGGACTATGACTCGAGTGGACGTCCTAACCTATGTGTGGCAGTGAGGGACATGGGAGACATTCCTGCCCTCCGTTTAGGTCATGTTATCCTTGGCTTGGACGGCCTCACCTGCCTGGTAGGAGCTGAGGACACCAGAAAAACAGAAAATAGTGGTTTTCGCGCCAAGATCATGGCGACAGTTAGGAGAGAAATAGAGATGGTCTATCAAGTCACAATTGGGATGGATCTGTGA